The DNA window CCCGCGACAGGGAACTGTCGAGAAACCGCGAACTGGCCGCATGGCCCTCCGCACGCAGATCAATGAGCAACTGGCGAATGGCGGGATCGGTCTTGCTGGCCGGGAAGGGAACGTTTTTCAGGTGCGTCAGCGGGTCGGCGTCCGTCGACCACGTCAGCCCCTGATGGGTGAACGCCATCGGGTCGTAGAAATGCACGGCATAGACGACGTTCGGATCGTCCACGGGCTTCATGCCGAGAAGAACTTCGGGCCGCTGCGGCCCGTAGGGTTCGGCAATCAGCGTCGTCTCGGGCATCAGCGCGCGCATATGGGCCAGGAAGCGGGGCAGATGCACCCGCCAGGTGTCCTCGTCGGTCACCGGTTCGTTCAGGACTTCGGCAAAGATGCGGTCCGGGGGAAACTGCGTGATGACGGACGCGAGATTGTCCCAGGCATTCTCGACGGCCTTGGCCGCCGCCTCCGGATCGGACTTGTAGAGGTCGGCGAACGGACCGCCCGGATGCAGGTCGACGCTGACCGCATAGCCTTCGTCGAGAAGCAGGGAGAGGGCGCCGCGCAGGGCGCTCAGCTGGGCGGCAACGGCGGTAGGGTCCATGAAACGGGCCATGACGAGTTCGCCGCGCACAGGCAGGCGCACATGGGTCATGCCGAGCAGGCGAAGGTGGCGCAGGACCGTGCGGCTCGGCGTCTTGCCGTCGGGGCGGTCCATCCAGCTTGGAATGTTGAAGCCACGGGCCAGCGCCTGCACGCGATCGGCGGCCACGCCCCCGCTGCGTTCGGCAAGGCAGGCCGGAAAGCCCTCCGCCGCCGACGCGGGCATGCCGCCGGCCAGGCCGCCCAGACCGAGGAGCGAAAGGAAAGCCGCGGCTGCAAGACGCTGTACGGGCCGCAAAGGCAGAATCCTCATTTCGATTTGGTCAGGAGCAGCCACATGGCATGCGGATTGGTCGTCAGGTACCGCCAGCCGAGCCGTGTCGGTTCGAGGCTTGCGCGGTAGAGCCACTCGAGCCCCATCCGCTGCATCCACTCGGGCGCGCGGCTCTTGGTGTTCGACAGAAAGTCGAAGAGACCGCCCGTCGTCTTGACGAGGCCGACGCGGTCCAGTGCCATGAGGTTGCGAGAGATGAACGCCTGCTCGAGAGGAACGCCAAGGCCGACCCAGAGAATATCCGGCGCGGCGTCATTGATCTCCGCGATGACGGCGCTTTCTTCCTCGCGCTTGAAATAGCCGTTCCGCGCTCCGACCAGCTTGAGATGGGGATAGAGCTTGCGGACGTTGGCCTCCGCCGCCCTGATGATCTCCTCTCGCGCGCCGAGCAGGAAGAAGCTCGCGCCGACGCGCTGCGCCACCTCGGCCACGTCATGGAAGAGATCGGTCGTGGCGGCACGCTCGGGCACCGGATGTGCACAGGCGAACTGGGAGACCGCGACCATCGGTGAGCCGTCCGCGTGGATCAGGTCGGCGTCATCGAAGAGCGCCTTGACCTCGCGATTGGTCGCGCAGAGCGAAATGACCTGCCCGTTGGCCGACGTGATGTAAAATGGAGGTTTGCCCGAATTGCGCCTCGCTACTGCCCAATTCGCCATATACTCAGCAGACAGCGCCCGGTCGATGACGGCAATCTCCATGCCTCCGAGCGTTGCGGTGGGGATATCCTTTGGCCAGACACCTGCCAAGGGACCAGTGATGGCCGCTTGCCCTATGCCTGTCTCGTGCGTGATTGCAAATTCCAGTGACATAGCCGCCGACATGCTCCGCTGCCTTGGACTTCATTACGCTTTTCAGCAGTCATATACGCATCAGCTTTGGGCCAAGTTAAAATCCAGCTTTCCTTTGAGTAACATCATCTCTAGGTGATCGTACTCTAAACTTGGCTTCATAAAATTCGTATCGAATTTTAGAAATTGTTCACCACCTTAAATCAACTCCGTCGAAACCGATAGCTCTGGTGTCGCCTGATCTCGTCGGGTCGAATTTTCCCTCTCTTCAACACTTTGCCCGCCCTCGATTTTGGGGGGGGCGGGCAGTCGTCAATACGCATTCTCCTGATTGAGGATCCGTATCGGCGTCAGGAACAGAATATAAAGATCGAACAAAATCGACCAATTGTCGATATATTCCAGGTCATATTGTACACGTTCCTGAATTTTCTCGGGTTTGTCGATCTCTCCGCGCAGGCCGTTGATCTGCGCCCAGCCCGTGACGCCAGGCTTGACCCTGTGGCGGGCGAAGTATCCGTCGACGACTTCTTCCCAGAGCTTGTGCGCCGTATGGGCATTGACCGCATGCGGTCTCGGACCGACGAGCGACAACTCGCCCTTGAGCACGTTGATGAGCTGGGGCAATTCGTCGATGGACGTACGCCGCATCAAACGTCCGACGGTCGTGACCCGGGTGTCGTCGCGCGTCACCACCCTTTCGGCCTTCGGATCGGCCATTTCTTGATACATGGACCGGAATTTCAGGACGCTGACAACTTCGTTGTTGAAGCCATAGCGCTTCTGCCGGAAGAAGACCGGACCGGGACTGTTGAGCTTCACGGCAGCGGCTGCCGCGATCATGACGGGCGAGAAGACGACGAGCGCCAGGGACGCGAAGACGACATCGAAGATGCGCTTGGCGATCCGGTCCCAGCCGACGATCGGCTTGTCGAAGACATCGAGAAAGGGCACGCCGGCGATATAGGAATAGGCGCGCGGCCTGAGCTTGATGCGGCTTGAAAGGGCGCTGAGACGGATATTGACCGGCAGGACCCAGAGGCGCTTGAGGATCTGCAGCAGGCGCGCCTCGGCGCTGAGCGGGATCGAGACGATCACCATGTCGATGGCCGCCAGACGCGCGAATACTTCAAGTTCGGCCACGTTGCCGAGCTTGGGATAGCCGGCGGTGTTTTCAGGCGACCGGTCGTCCTTGCGATCGTCGAAGATGCCCAGAATCTTGAGTTCGTTGCGCCCGTTGCGTTCCACCGCCTTGATGAGATCCTCCGCCGGAGCGCCGCCGCCGACGATGACGGCTCTCGTCTGCAGCCGGCCCTGGTGCGTCCAGTGCCGCACGAGGCTCGTGACGATCAGCGAGGAAAGAACGAGCGAGGCGAGCTGGCTCGCCGCCCAGATCAGCAACCAGTCGCGCGGCATGGCGATGCCGACCTCGCCGACGAACATCAGCGCGAGAAGGGCGCTGATCGTCAGCAGCAGGACCACGATGCTGCGTCCGACCCGCCGGATACCCTGGCGGATGGCGCCGATGCTGTAGTCCTGGATGACCTGGATGCCGAAGACCGTCAGGATCGGAACGCCGATCAGCGGGCCAAACTGGCTTTGCGTGATCGAGGAAAAATCGTCGGTCCAGACCTTGAGGCCGACGATGCCGATGGCGATCATCAGGAGAAAATCGAGAATGGCGGCGATGCCGCTGACGATCGACGGAGAGATCGCCTCCTCGCGAAAGGACATTGC is part of the Hartmannibacter diazotrophicus genome and encodes:
- a CDS encoding undecaprenyl-phosphate glucose phosphotransferase; the protein is MTMQDSTSAPLARLVGTSAEAPASDRRAIDSRKVVLGNKARSVAMSFREEAISPSIVSGIAAILDFLLMIAIGIVGLKVWTDDFSSITQSQFGPLIGVPILTVFGIQVIQDYSIGAIRQGIRRVGRSIVVLLLTISALLALMFVGEVGIAMPRDWLLIWAASQLASLVLSSLIVTSLVRHWTHQGRLQTRAVIVGGGAPAEDLIKAVERNGRNELKILGIFDDRKDDRSPENTAGYPKLGNVAELEVFARLAAIDMVIVSIPLSAEARLLQILKRLWVLPVNIRLSALSSRIKLRPRAYSYIAGVPFLDVFDKPIVGWDRIAKRIFDVVFASLALVVFSPVMIAAAAAVKLNSPGPVFFRQKRYGFNNEVVSVLKFRSMYQEMADPKAERVVTRDDTRVTTVGRLMRRTSIDELPQLINVLKGELSLVGPRPHAVNAHTAHKLWEEVVDGYFARHRVKPGVTGWAQINGLRGEIDKPEKIQERVQYDLEYIDNWSILFDLYILFLTPIRILNQENAY
- a CDS encoding WecB/TagA/CpsF family glycosyltransferase produces the protein MEIAVIDRALSAEYMANWAVARRNSGKPPFYITSANGQVISLCATNREVKALFDDADLIHADGSPMVAVSQFACAHPVPERAATTDLFHDVAEVAQRVGASFFLLGAREEIIRAAEANVRKLYPHLKLVGARNGYFKREEESAVIAEINDAAPDILWVGLGVPLEQAFISRNLMALDRVGLVKTTGGLFDFLSNTKSRAPEWMQRMGLEWLYRASLEPTRLGWRYLTTNPHAMWLLLTKSK
- a CDS encoding glycoside hydrolase family 5 protein, with translation MRPVQRLAAAAFLSLLGLGGLAGGMPASAAEGFPACLAERSGGVAADRVQALARGFNIPSWMDRPDGKTPSRTVLRHLRLLGMTHVRLPVRGELVMARFMDPTAVAAQLSALRGALSLLLDEGYAVSVDLHPGGPFADLYKSDPEAAAKAVENAWDNLASVITQFPPDRIFAEVLNEPVTDEDTWRVHLPRFLAHMRALMPETTLIAEPYGPQRPEVLLGMKPVDDPNVVYAVHFYDPMAFTHQGLTWSTDADPLTHLKNVPFPASKTDPAIRQLLIDLRAEGHAASSRFLDSSLSRDWTPHSADRLFEAVADWSAKNNRVVILNEFGVLRFAAQPDDRARWLASVVTAAEDKGCVGWTHWDFADGFGLLDPSTGLPDPLVMKALFEPEALLSDRSPGN